One Parasphingorhabdus cellanae genomic region harbors:
- a CDS encoding FKBP-type peptidyl-prolyl cis-trans isomerase translates to MSVTTVPIRPIKKGSLTKLWIGLALVLIVGAALAYAGTQNAVETGATNEQFLANNGDEDGVVTTDSGLQYKVLKPGEGPSPTATDTALVKYEGKLRDGSVFDANEQTPMPVGGVVPGFSEALQLMQKGGEYRIWIPSELGYGEQSPGPELPANSVLIFDVTLLDFISAEQMQALQQQMQQQGGMPGGPPSGPPPGMPGQ, encoded by the coding sequence ATGTCCGTTACCACTGTTCCCATCCGGCCCATCAAAAAAGGGTCGTTGACCAAATTGTGGATCGGACTGGCTCTGGTTTTGATTGTGGGGGCAGCATTAGCCTATGCTGGTACGCAAAATGCTGTGGAAACGGGTGCCACCAACGAACAGTTTCTGGCAAATAACGGCGATGAAGATGGTGTCGTTACAACGGATTCGGGCCTGCAATATAAGGTTCTTAAGCCTGGTGAGGGCCCATCGCCTACCGCAACAGATACCGCTCTAGTGAAATATGAAGGTAAGTTGCGCGATGGCAGCGTTTTTGACGCGAACGAACAGACACCAATGCCAGTTGGCGGTGTTGTCCCAGGTTTCTCTGAAGCTTTGCAATTGATGCAAAAAGGCGGTGAATACCGGATCTGGATACCGTCAGAACTCGGCTATGGTGAACAATCACCCGGTCCAGAGCTGCCCGCCAATTCAGTGCTGATTTTTGATGTCACTTTGCTTGACTTTATTTCGGCGGAACAAATGCAGGCGCTGCAACAACAAATGCAGCAGCAAGGCGGAATGCCCGGCGGACCACCATCTGGCCCGCCACCTGGAATGCCTGGCCAATAA
- a CDS encoding putative bifunctional diguanylate cyclase/phosphodiesterase, producing the protein MKEKLSSSSGLPQDIPASVLLGISDPEGIDWGRIRVLQFEGMHQNGFIKMIGSITCGLLAVQFCIGQVNWLLLGAWTLAVFGLYVYSYIKARKEAVWERKSISRRENIDVILTSLAGGLLWSIAVVLFGPSGDLNTMVGIWALVLCLMVGSAMLMSAVPLASIVFIGMCGLSSAFGWYLINGYQMAMASAAIAMLLIASCLMNGRSFINRKIAEANLNEKKEVVSLLLREFEDTGADWLWQTDTSRRLSHVSPRFAHAVGRTAEDIEGRPFLQLVAGQAWDSGKFPPALHELAEKLKRRDSFSNMLVPVMINDVTRWWEISASPKLDENGAFHGFRGVGSDVTEQRESADKISHMARFDTLTGLPNRLQLTETLGKAQQDSDKWNGRCGFMMIDLDRFKAVNDTLGHPVGDRLLARVSERLRSIMTDNELCGRLGGDEFAIVIKDASDSQYMDMLGKKIIDTLSRPYEVDQHTLYIGASVGTAIGPRDGRTVEMLMRSADLALYRSKDQGGGAHNQYEPKLHVHAEERRVMEIALRKALDNDEFSLNYQPVVSADTGGVMGFEALLRWTNPEFGIVSPAKFIPLAEDARLIVPIGEWVMRTACKEAMKWPATVKIAVNVSADQLTDPSFLDMVVSALHDSELPAQRLEIEVTESIFMREGTGATQVLDQIIGLGINLSLDDFGTGYSSLGYLRKTRFSTIKVDRSFVQGAAKKVPESLAIIRAVVAMADSLGMTTTAEGAETEEEVKMIQKLGCSKIQGYYFGRPMASHDALELFKDHNPDTLKIDDRAA; encoded by the coding sequence GTGAAAGAAAAACTGTCATCATCATCGGGCTTACCCCAAGATATACCTGCGAGCGTCTTGCTTGGGATTTCCGATCCTGAAGGCATAGACTGGGGCCGCATCCGCGTGCTGCAGTTTGAGGGCATGCACCAAAACGGCTTCATCAAGATGATCGGGTCGATCACCTGCGGGCTATTGGCAGTTCAATTTTGTATTGGCCAAGTTAATTGGCTATTGCTTGGTGCTTGGACTCTCGCCGTGTTTGGCTTGTATGTTTACAGCTACATCAAAGCACGTAAAGAGGCTGTCTGGGAGCGCAAGAGCATCTCTCGGCGTGAAAATATCGACGTCATTTTAACATCTCTCGCTGGCGGACTATTATGGTCCATTGCCGTTGTCTTGTTTGGGCCGTCCGGTGATCTAAACACAATGGTTGGCATATGGGCGTTGGTTTTATGTCTGATGGTGGGTTCCGCCATGCTCATGTCAGCTGTACCTTTGGCAAGCATAGTCTTCATCGGAATGTGCGGCCTGTCGTCGGCTTTCGGCTGGTATCTGATCAATGGCTATCAAATGGCGATGGCATCTGCAGCGATTGCGATGCTGCTTATAGCGTCCTGCTTGATGAATGGGCGCTCGTTCATAAATCGGAAAATTGCGGAGGCAAATCTCAACGAGAAGAAGGAGGTTGTAAGCCTTCTTTTGCGTGAATTTGAAGATACCGGTGCCGATTGGTTATGGCAGACAGACACATCGCGCCGCCTGTCCCATGTATCCCCGCGCTTTGCGCATGCCGTTGGTCGAACGGCAGAGGACATCGAGGGGCGACCGTTCCTGCAACTGGTCGCCGGCCAGGCTTGGGATTCCGGCAAGTTTCCGCCTGCTCTGCATGAGTTGGCCGAAAAACTGAAACGGCGCGACAGTTTCAGCAACATGCTGGTTCCTGTCATGATCAATGACGTAACCCGTTGGTGGGAAATCTCTGCGTCGCCCAAACTTGATGAAAATGGTGCTTTTCATGGGTTTCGCGGCGTTGGTTCGGACGTAACTGAACAGCGCGAATCTGCCGATAAAATTTCGCATATGGCCCGCTTCGACACGCTAACCGGTCTGCCCAACCGGCTTCAACTGACCGAGACGCTCGGCAAGGCACAGCAGGATTCCGACAAATGGAATGGACGCTGCGGTTTCATGATGATCGACCTCGACCGGTTCAAGGCGGTTAATGATACGCTGGGCCATCCCGTCGGTGATCGATTGCTCGCCCGTGTATCGGAACGGCTGCGCTCAATCATGACCGACAATGAACTTTGTGGACGTCTTGGCGGCGACGAATTTGCCATTGTCATCAAGGACGCCAGCGATTCCCAATATATGGACATGCTCGGCAAGAAAATTATCGACACCCTGTCTCGCCCTTATGAGGTCGACCAGCATACGCTCTATATCGGCGCCAGTGTGGGCACTGCTATTGGTCCGCGCGATGGTCGCACGGTCGAAATGTTGATGCGTAGCGCCGATCTCGCGCTTTACCGCTCCAAGGATCAAGGCGGCGGTGCACATAATCAATATGAACCGAAACTGCATGTCCATGCAGAGGAGCGCCGGGTCATGGAAATTGCCTTGCGCAAGGCGCTGGACAATGACGAGTTCTCGCTCAACTATCAGCCAGTGGTGAGTGCGGATACAGGCGGCGTCATGGGCTTTGAAGCTCTCTTGCGCTGGACGAATCCGGAATTCGGGATTGTTTCTCCTGCAAAATTTATCCCGCTCGCAGAAGATGCGCGACTAATTGTACCGATTGGCGAATGGGTCATGCGGACGGCTTGTAAAGAAGCGATGAAATGGCCAGCGACGGTCAAGATAGCGGTGAACGTTTCGGCCGATCAGCTGACCGACCCCAGTTTTCTCGATATGGTTGTGTCAGCGCTTCATGATAGCGAGTTGCCAGCCCAGCGGCTGGAAATAGAAGTGACAGAAAGCATCTTCATGCGTGAAGGTACCGGCGCCACGCAGGTCCTCGATCAGATTATCGGGTTGGGGATCAATCTCTCCCTGGATGATTTTGGCACTGGCTATAGTTCGCTGGGCTATTTGCGCAAAACCCGCTTCTCGACGATTAAGGTGGATCGCAGCTTTGTGCAGGGTGCAGCCAAGAAAGTACCGGAAAGCCTGGCGATCATTCGTGCCGTGGTAGCGATGGCTGATAGTCTGGGTATGACGACAACAGCCGAAGGCGCGGAAACCGAAGAGGAGGTCAAGATGATCCAGAAACTCGGCTGCAGCAAAATCCAGGGCTATTATTTTGGGCGGCCAATGGCATCCCATGATGCATTGGAGCTGTTCAAAGACCATAACCCTGACACCCTGAAAATTGATGACCGGGCTGCGTAA
- a CDS encoding DMT family transporter: protein MSAWAYLGVAIVLEIMATTLLKLSDGFSKWHWGILSIALYSACFWVLAPALKTLPVGVVYAIWSGAGIVAVTIIGAFFFDERLALLQFLFIAMILIGAVGLQLTTT from the coding sequence ATGAGTGCTTGGGCTTATCTGGGCGTAGCCATCGTTTTGGAAATAATGGCGACGACGCTGCTGAAATTATCTGACGGTTTTAGCAAATGGCACTGGGGTATCTTGTCAATCGCGCTTTATTCTGCATGCTTCTGGGTGCTGGCCCCCGCGCTTAAAACCCTGCCGGTCGGCGTGGTATATGCTATTTGGTCAGGCGCAGGTATTGTTGCCGTTACAATTATTGGTGCGTTTTTCTTCGATGAGCGGTTGGCGTTGCTACAATTTCTTTTCATTGCGATGATTTTGATCGGAGCGGTGGGATTACAGCTAACAACAACCTAG
- a CDS encoding class II aldolase/adducin family protein, whose product MATAINIQSSCSEDEWKARQRLAACYRIFAYLGWDEMIFNHVTLKVPGECADGNGAFLINPYGLHFSEVTASTLVKIDIDGNTLDGSTYPVNKAGFTQHSLFHRELPDVHAIIHTHTTATMAVASLEGGLQPVNFYAAAIVPRLAYHKFEGVTVHEDEGPRFLASLGKKRMMLLENHGPVVMGKTLEEAFLNHWVLQRACEIQMQTLSMGKPVVIGEEVIKKHLANLSQASIDPAIQGVPEFDAMVRLIDREDKSWRE is encoded by the coding sequence ATGGCCACCGCAATCAATATCCAATCGAGCTGCAGCGAAGACGAATGGAAAGCGCGCCAGCGGCTGGCTGCCTGTTACCGGATATTTGCCTATCTTGGCTGGGACGAGATGATTTTCAACCATGTCACGCTGAAAGTACCGGGCGAATGTGCTGATGGTAATGGGGCATTTCTGATCAACCCCTATGGCCTGCATTTCAGCGAAGTGACTGCTTCGACACTGGTCAAGATCGATATTGATGGGAATACGCTCGATGGATCGACCTATCCGGTGAACAAGGCTGGCTTCACGCAGCACAGTCTGTTCCACCGGGAGCTGCCGGATGTTCATGCAATCATTCACACCCATACCACGGCCACTATGGCGGTGGCATCGCTGGAAGGCGGATTGCAGCCGGTGAATTTCTATGCGGCAGCGATTGTCCCGCGTCTTGCTTATCACAAGTTTGAGGGCGTGACGGTTCATGAAGATGAAGGGCCTCGCTTTCTCGCAAGCCTCGGAAAGAAGCGGATGATGCTCCTCGAAAATCATGGCCCGGTGGTTATGGGGAAAACGCTGGAAGAAGCATTTCTCAATCACTGGGTCTTGCAGCGCGCCTGCGAAATCCAGATGCAAACACTGTCCATGGGTAAACCAGTGGTGATCGGTGAAGAGGTGATCAAGAAACATCTGGCCAATTTATCTCAGGCATCCATTGATCCCGCAATTCAGGGTGTACCGGAATTTGATGCCATGGTGCGCCTGATTGATCGGGAAGACAAAAGCTGGCGGGAATAG
- a CDS encoding (2Fe-2S)-binding protein produces the protein MTKFTVNNRPVEYRMDGDTPLLWALRDASNLTGTKYGCGTGDCGACMVEVDGEAIRSCLVTIDELEGRFITTIEALSRDRSHPVQQAWAAGNVPQCGFCQSGMIMAASVLLKKNKNPSNDEIDEAIANICRCGTYPRIREAIQRAARVARGEDVLSAAPPPGIDPADAADAVPALTPKK, from the coding sequence ATGACCAAATTCACCGTCAATAACCGGCCCGTGGAATATCGGATGGATGGCGACACGCCGCTTCTATGGGCGCTGCGCGATGCATCGAACCTGACGGGCACCAAATATGGCTGTGGTACAGGTGATTGTGGTGCCTGTATGGTGGAGGTTGACGGGGAAGCGATACGCAGCTGCCTCGTCACTATCGACGAGTTGGAAGGCCGTTTCATCACCACCATTGAAGCGTTATCCCGCGACCGTAGCCATCCGGTGCAACAGGCATGGGCGGCTGGAAATGTGCCGCAATGTGGATTTTGCCAGTCGGGCATGATCATGGCTGCGTCGGTATTGCTAAAGAAAAATAAGAATCCTTCCAATGACGAGATTGATGAAGCCATTGCCAATATCTGTCGATGCGGCACTTACCCGAGGATTAGGGAGGCGATTCAACGCGCTGCGAGGGTAGCACGCGGTGAGGATGTCCTGAGCGCTGCTCCGCCGCCGGGGATCGATCCAGCGGATGCAGCTGATGCCGTCCCCGCGCTTACCCCGAAAAAATAG
- the arsC gene encoding arsenate reductase (glutaredoxin) (This arsenate reductase requires both glutathione and glutaredoxin to convert arsenate to arsenite, after which the efflux transporter formed by ArsA and ArsB can extrude the arsenite from the cell, providing resistance.), with protein MKATIWHNPKCGTSRKTLVLLEEAPGVDVTVVEYLKSPPSRAKLKQLYRDAGMTPQEGLRVRGSPAEEMGLTDDDATADQILDAMATEPILINRPLVETEKGVRLCRPQDLVQEII; from the coding sequence ATGAAAGCGACCATCTGGCACAACCCAAAATGCGGTACGTCCCGTAAGACTCTAGTTCTGCTCGAAGAGGCACCCGGTGTTGACGTGACCGTTGTTGAATATCTGAAAAGCCCGCCGAGCCGTGCCAAGCTGAAACAGCTCTACCGGGACGCTGGAATGACCCCACAAGAAGGCTTAAGAGTTCGTGGTTCGCCCGCTGAAGAGATGGGACTTACAGATGATGACGCGACGGCCGACCAGATACTGGACGCCATGGCGACTGAGCCGATCCTGATTAACCGGCCACTGGTTGAAACGGAAAAAGGGGTTCGGTTATGCCGACCGCAAGACCTAGTGCAGGAAATCATCTAA
- the rpsU gene encoding 30S ribosomal protein S21 has product MQIMVRDNNVDQALRALKKKLQREGVYREMKLRRHYEKPSEKRAREKAAAVRRARKMERKRMERDGTI; this is encoded by the coding sequence ATGCAAATCATGGTTCGCGACAATAATGTTGATCAAGCCCTTCGGGCGCTGAAAAAGAAATTGCAGCGTGAGGGCGTTTATCGCGAAATGAAACTGCGTCGGCACTATGAAAAGCCCTCTGAAAAGCGTGCACGCGAAAAAGCTGCCGCTGTACGTCGCGCCCGTAAAATGGAGCGCAAGCGGATGGAACGTGACGGCACGATTTAA
- the galK gene encoding galactokinase, whose product MTTERRALLRDRVTQAYVDSYGEEPAMLVAAPGRVNLIGEHTDYNDGFVLPCAIDYETVVAIGPNMGSNVRALACDLGGDHDSFEAARPFAKQTAEWKNHVRGIAASLTDRGLALAGSNIAIAGNVPQGAGLSSSASLGVALAKAFEEMHQLRGLDKTGLALIAQHSENHYVGCACGIMDQLVSACAKTGSALQIDCRSLEASAIPIPEHLSIAVVHSGVQRGLVDSAYNERRIQCEQAAAHYSVLALRDLTTAQLEEGRSDLDKVSFRRARHVVSENNRTLAAAEALKADDLVTLSALMAESHASMRDDFEITVPAIDRLVEVGAEFLGTTGGIRMTGGGFGGCVVAIVPKSKAAAFEGWINEHYQTPDNGTAPFFLCKPSAGVSVLQSK is encoded by the coding sequence ATGACCACGGAACGCCGCGCGCTTTTACGGGACAGGGTGACGCAGGCCTATGTCGACAGCTATGGCGAAGAACCTGCGATGCTGGTGGCGGCACCCGGTCGCGTGAACCTGATTGGCGAACATACTGATTATAATGACGGCTTCGTTCTTCCCTGCGCCATCGACTATGAAACGGTGGTCGCAATCGGACCAAATATGGGCAGCAACGTCCGCGCGTTGGCCTGTGATCTCGGCGGTGACCACGATAGTTTTGAGGCGGCCCGGCCCTTTGCAAAGCAAACGGCGGAATGGAAAAATCATGTCCGCGGCATCGCAGCAAGCTTGACCGATAGAGGGTTAGCGTTAGCGGGTAGCAATATCGCGATAGCGGGGAACGTCCCTCAGGGGGCGGGGCTTTCCTCCTCAGCCTCGCTCGGCGTGGCATTGGCTAAAGCCTTTGAGGAAATGCACCAGTTGCGCGGTCTGGACAAGACCGGGCTGGCGCTGATCGCTCAACATAGCGAGAATCACTATGTAGGGTGTGCCTGCGGGATCATGGATCAGCTGGTTTCAGCGTGTGCCAAAACTGGGTCTGCATTGCAGATTGATTGCCGTTCTTTGGAAGCATCGGCCATTCCCATTCCGGAGCATCTGTCGATCGCGGTTGTTCATTCTGGCGTTCAGCGCGGCCTGGTAGACAGCGCCTATAATGAAAGGCGGATCCAGTGCGAGCAGGCCGCAGCCCATTATAGTGTCCTGGCACTGCGGGATTTGACCACCGCGCAACTTGAGGAGGGGCGTTCCGATCTGGATAAGGTGAGTTTTCGCCGCGCGCGGCATGTGGTGTCAGAAAATAACCGCACCTTGGCTGCCGCAGAAGCTTTAAAGGCTGATGACCTGGTAACGCTCTCTGCGCTGATGGCAGAATCTCATGCATCGATGCGTGATGATTTTGAGATAACGGTGCCGGCAATCGATCGATTGGTTGAAGTCGGGGCGGAATTCTTGGGAACAACCGGCGGCATAAGGATGACAGGTGGCGGATTTGGCGGCTGTGTTGTTGCGATAGTACCAAAATCAAAGGCTGCAGCCTTTGAAGGTTGGATAAACGAACATTATCAGACGCCGGATAACGGTACCGCGCCCTTTTTCTTGTGCAAACCCTCAGCTGGGGTGTCAGTTTTGCAAAGTAAATAA
- a CDS encoding ParA family protein has translation MAVIAIYSMKGGVGKSCTAVNLAWNSASHSSRKTLVWDIDPQGAASFILNGDRHKKDRARAMIAGDIKPAKLIKPTKIENIDLLAADISLRGLDRFFFELNKKKHMGKILRGLKNDYDRIILDCPPGLTETSEQILRNADLVIVPVIPSPLSERALTDVQMFLDSRRRKHAPLLPVYNMVDRRRTIHKETLAKKPKWPTIPMSSDVERMTRIKKPVGEFAPHSPAALAYAKIWRGIEKKLSKL, from the coding sequence ATGGCCGTTATTGCAATTTACAGCATGAAGGGCGGCGTCGGGAAAAGCTGCACTGCCGTCAATCTCGCTTGGAATAGTGCGTCTCATTCATCGCGCAAAACTTTGGTGTGGGACATTGATCCGCAAGGCGCTGCGTCTTTCATTCTCAATGGTGATCGACACAAGAAAGACCGGGCTCGGGCCATGATCGCTGGTGATATTAAACCGGCCAAATTGATCAAGCCGACCAAGATCGAGAATATCGACCTGCTAGCAGCTGATATATCGTTACGTGGCCTCGATCGTTTCTTTTTCGAACTCAACAAGAAAAAGCATATGGGCAAAATTTTGCGCGGCCTGAAAAATGATTATGATCGCATCATTCTCGACTGTCCGCCCGGTCTTACTGAAACCAGCGAACAGATTTTGCGCAATGCTGATCTGGTAATCGTACCGGTTATCCCGTCTCCTTTGTCAGAACGCGCCTTGACTGATGTGCAGATGTTCCTTGATTCCCGGCGCCGCAAACATGCGCCTTTGCTGCCAGTATATAATATGGTTGATCGTCGCCGTACGATTCATAAAGAAACGCTGGCCAAAAAGCCAAAATGGCCGACCATCCCCATGTCGAGTGATGTCGAACGGATGACCCGGATTAAAAAGCCGGTTGGCGAATTTGCGCCGCACAGTCCTGCTGCGCTTGCCTATGCGAAGATTTGGCGTGGGATAGAAAAGAAGCTGTCCAAATTATAA
- a CDS encoding TonB-dependent receptor, translating into MLKNKTISAILATTMMIPAVAHAADAESADGSDDIVVVGDVLYSNQINAVKTPTPIIDVPQSLSIVTADEIKQRGFTSIGQIVDYTPGVNNTQGEGHRDAVVFRGVRSTADFYIDGVRDDVQYYRGLYNLEQVEILRGPNALLFGRGGTGGILNRVTKKGTIGETFGGGQVAIDTFGEFSIQGDVNFAAGENVGIRVNAIYENLNNHRDFYDGDRIGFNPTTRFQIGSDTTLDLSYEYADHERFIDRGIPTGTDGRPVSTLRNVVFGDPELNFTELEAHLLRANLQHAFSDNFKGNFSAFYGDYDKVYSNFYASGYDQANTPNVVTLDGYIDTTERENLILSGNLVGEFETGSIGHTLIFGGEYINTSSNQNRLNAFWSAQGADRAAEIQALIGTGLTREEAEAAAETRTDQTNFLIARPLNLRGGVGVRDDGSSNINIFGDTTVANADIASPNILNDDTRVDIDVFSFYIQDEIKLTDWLNVVLGGRFDSFDITVNNVPGAEIRTRKDEEFSPRAGLIIKPRENVSFYASYSESFLPRSGEQFANINGDNNALDPNTFTNLEAGIKWDFEQGLSFTAAIFEIEQSSPQPNDDDPSTLDIIDSKIRGFELQLRGQVTDNWFVSAGYSYLDGEQVGRTGPTDLRLRELPENMFSIWNSIQISDRIGFGLGLTHQDESFINNGNTAVLPAYTRIDAAAHFDVTDNLRLQVNIENLTDTVYFPSSHSTHQATVGAPLNARFSITGRF; encoded by the coding sequence ATGCTTAAGAATAAAACCATTTCCGCCATTTTGGCCACAACAATGATGATTCCAGCCGTTGCCCATGCGGCGGATGCGGAGTCGGCAGATGGTAGTGACGATATCGTAGTTGTCGGTGATGTTCTTTATTCAAACCAGATAAACGCTGTTAAAACGCCGACCCCGATTATCGACGTTCCCCAAAGCCTTTCCATCGTAACCGCCGACGAAATCAAACAGCGCGGCTTCACCAGCATTGGTCAGATAGTCGACTACACACCTGGTGTGAACAATACGCAGGGAGAAGGCCATCGTGACGCGGTCGTCTTCCGTGGTGTCCGTTCTACCGCCGATTTCTATATCGATGGCGTTCGTGACGACGTCCAATATTATCGCGGCTTGTATAATCTTGAGCAGGTAGAAATTTTGCGTGGTCCAAACGCGCTTCTATTTGGCCGTGGCGGCACAGGCGGCATATTGAACCGTGTAACCAAAAAAGGAACGATCGGTGAAACATTTGGCGGCGGTCAGGTTGCGATCGACACCTTTGGTGAATTCAGTATTCAGGGTGATGTTAACTTTGCCGCTGGTGAAAATGTCGGAATTCGTGTCAATGCGATATATGAAAACTTGAACAATCATCGCGATTTCTATGATGGGGATCGCATTGGCTTTAACCCCACTACAAGGTTTCAGATAGGTTCAGATACAACGTTGGATCTGTCCTATGAATATGCTGATCATGAACGTTTCATCGACCGCGGCATTCCAACAGGCACCGACGGTCGTCCGGTTTCAACCCTCAGAAATGTTGTTTTCGGTGATCCCGAGCTTAACTTTACCGAACTGGAAGCGCACCTGCTACGAGCCAACCTGCAGCATGCGTTTTCAGACAATTTTAAAGGCAATTTCAGCGCATTTTACGGCGACTATGACAAGGTCTACTCCAACTTCTATGCTTCCGGCTATGATCAGGCAAATACGCCCAATGTTGTAACTCTTGATGGCTATATCGACACTACTGAACGTGAGAATCTAATCCTGTCCGGCAATCTGGTCGGCGAATTTGAAACCGGCAGCATCGGTCACACGCTGATCTTTGGTGGCGAGTATATCAATACATCATCCAATCAGAATCGCTTAAATGCGTTTTGGTCTGCACAAGGAGCTGACCGGGCTGCTGAAATTCAAGCACTTATCGGAACCGGACTGACACGCGAGGAAGCAGAGGCCGCTGCAGAAACTCGCACCGATCAAACAAACTTCTTGATCGCTCGCCCACTAAATCTTCGCGGCGGTGTTGGCGTACGCGATGATGGTAGTTCAAACATCAATATCTTTGGTGATACAACTGTAGCCAATGCCGATATTGCCAGCCCGAATATTCTTAACGACGACACTCGTGTCGATATCGATGTCTTCTCTTTCTATATTCAGGACGAGATCAAGCTCACCGATTGGTTGAATGTTGTACTTGGCGGTCGCTTTGATAGTTTCGACATCACTGTGAATAACGTTCCGGGTGCCGAAATCCGGACCCGCAAGGATGAGGAATTTTCACCACGAGCAGGCCTGATTATCAAGCCACGAGAAAATGTCTCTTTCTACGCAAGCTATAGCGAGAGCTTCTTGCCGCGCAGCGGGGAACAATTTGCTAATATCAATGGCGATAATAATGCTCTTGATCCCAACACCTTCACCAATTTGGAGGCAGGGATCAAATGGGATTTCGAACAAGGGCTGAGCTTCACAGCAGCCATTTTCGAGATTGAGCAAAGTTCACCACAACCCAATGATGATGATCCATCAACTCTGGATATTATTGACTCAAAAATTCGCGGTTTCGAACTGCAGCTTCGGGGTCAGGTAACCGATAATTGGTTTGTTTCAGCAGGCTATAGCTATCTTGATGGCGAACAAGTCGGTCGTACCGGGCCCACAGACTTGCGTTTGCGCGAGCTGCCCGAGAATATGTTCTCGATCTGGAATTCCATTCAGATATCAGATCGCATCGGCTTCGGGCTCGGTCTGACTCATCAGGATGAGAGCTTTATCAACAACGGAAATACCGCTGTTCTGCCGGCCTATACCCGTATTGATGCAGCGGCACATTTCGATGTCACCGACAATCTGCGCCTGCAGGTCAATATCGAAAATCTGACGGATACGGTCTATTTCCCGAGTTCTCACAGTACCCATCAGGCAACTGTCGGTGCGCCTTTGAATGCACGGTTCTCGATCACCGGACGGTTCTAG